A genomic region of Gallus gallus isolate bGalGal1 chromosome 19, bGalGal1.mat.broiler.GRCg7b, whole genome shotgun sequence contains the following coding sequences:
- the SEBOX gene encoding homeobox protein SEBOX isoform X1, translating to MLPSEGTDRDRPQATARGEDGEGGIGQHRPLGAVPAHREGIKAGLGAGPGEPGRMSAAPGTSRAPQPLLRFSDGTGGPAAGTENRAPGPCPCPGGPRKRRRTTFSRGQLSELERAFAAVPYPDIATRERLAELTQLPEAKIQVWFQNRRARRIRSTKPEPPLSPPPGNTIHPW from the exons ATGCTGCCGTCGGAGGGCACCGACCGGGACCGGCCCCAGGCAACCGCTCGGGGGGAAGACGGGGAGGGGGGAATCGGTCAGCACCGCCCGCTCGGGGCGGTCCCAGCCCACCGGGAGGGGATAAAAGCCGGgctgggagcggggccgggggagcCGGGCAGGATGAGCGCGGCCCCAGGCACCTCCCGTGCCCCACAGCCGCTGCTTCGATTCTCCGACGGGACGGGCGGTCCTGCGGCGGGGACAGAGAACCGAGCTCCGGGGCCCTGCCCTTGCCCGGGGGGACCGAGGAAGAGGCGGCGGACCACGTTCAGCCGGGGGCAGCTGTCAGAACTGGAGAGGGCCTTCGCCGCTGTGCCCTACCCGGACATCGCCACCCGGGAGCGCCTTGCTGAGCTCACGCAGCTGCCCGAGGCCAAGATCcag GTCTGGTTCCAGAACCGCCGTGCTCGCAGGATCCGCAGCACCAAACCGGAGCCACCGCTGTCACCGCCTCCGGGGAACACGATCCACCCGTGGTGA
- the TMEM199 gene encoding transmembrane protein 199, which yields MASAIRAGQRLRRAVESEELSGLPAALRDELREAVASKGSLVPFSLLRRLHSGLREAGSPLFLHELLRDSDIALPEVPVQPRNPELVARLEQIKAKLANEEYRRMTRNVTGQDMNHGTLAEFGRQVRSVKAVVITIFNFFVTVVAAFACTYLGSQYVFVETAARVLSAVIVASVVGLAELYVMVRTIEGDLGKL from the exons ATGGCGTCGGCGATTCGGGCCGGACAGCGGCTGAGGCGGGCGGTGGAAAGCGAGGAGCTGTCCGGGCTCCCCGCCGCGCTCCGGGACGAGCTGCGGGAGGCTGTGGCTTCCAAGGGCTCCCTGGTGCCCTTCAGTTTGCTGCGGAGGCTGCACAGCGGGCTGCGGGAGGCAG GGTCCCCGCTGTTCCTCCACGAGCTCCTGAGAGACAGCGACATCGCCCTGCCCGAGGTGCCGGTGCAGCCGCGG AACCCGGAGCTGGTGGCCAGGCTGGAGCAGATAAAGGCCAAGTTGGCCAATGAGGAGTACCGGCGGATGACCCGCAATGTGACTGGGCAG GACATGAACCATGGGACGTTAGCTGAGTTCGGGAGGCAAG TTCGCTCTGTTAAAGCTGTAGTCATCACCATATTCAACTTCTTTGTCACCGTGGTGGCTGCGTTCGCCTGCACATACCTGGGCAGCCAGTATGTCTTTGTGGAGACAGCAGCG CGTGTCCTGTCAGCAGTGATTGTGGCGTCGGTGGTTGGCTTGGCTGAACTGTATGTGATGGTGCGCACAATTGAAGGAGACCTTGGGAAACTATAA
- the POLDIP2 gene encoding polymerase delta-interacting protein 2 isoform X1: MSGGAARRYLAAALGRCRARGLPLWEPLWQPPPARVPRALSGGSVAALSLLPRRHLSSRNRLEGKVLETVGVFEAPKQHGKYETGQLFLHSVFGYRGIVLFPWQARLYDRDVASPVTEKSENAAGHGSKEVKGKTHTYYQVLIDARDCPHISQRSQTEAVTFLANHDDSRALYAIPGLDYVSHEDILPYSSTDQVPIQHELFERFLMYDQTKVPPFVARDTLCAWQEKNHPWLELSDVHRETTENIRVTVIPFYMGMREAQNSHVYWWRYCIRLENLDSEVVQLRERHWRIFSLSGTLETVRGRGVVGREPVLSKEQPAFQYSSHVSLQASSGHM; the protein is encoded by the exons ATGTCGGGCGGCGCGGCACGGCGGTACTTGGCGGCGGCGCTGGGTCGGTGCCGTGCCCGTGGGCTGCCGCTGTGGGAACCGCTCTGGCAGCCGCCCCCGGCCCGCGTGCCGCGGGCTCTGAGCGGGGGGAGCGTCGCGGCCCTCTCGCTGCTGCCCCGGAGGCACCTCTCGTCTCG GAACCGTCTGGAGGGCAAAGTGCTGGAGACAGTGGGGGTGTTTGAGGCACCAAAGCAGCATGGCAAATACGAGACCGGTCAG CTATTTCTTCACAGTGTGTTTGGCTATCGAGGAATAGTCCTGTTTCCCTGGCAAGCTAGGCTCTATGATCGTGATGTTGCTTCTCCTGTCACAGAAAA GAGCGAGAATGCAGCAGGCCATGGTTCCAAAGAGGTCAAGGGCAAAACACATACTTACTATCAGGTGCTAATAGATGCTCGGGATTGTCCACATATA TCCCAGAGGTCGCAGACAGAAGCAGTGACGTTCCTGGCAAATCATGATGACAGCAGAGCCCTCTATGCCATACCAG GTTTAGACTATGTAAGCCATGAAGATATCCTTCCCTACAGCTCCACTGATCAAGTGCCCATCCAGCACGAGCTCTTTGAGAGGTTTCTCATGTATGACCAAACAAAAG TTCCACCTTTTGTAGCAAGGGATACACTTTGTGCATGGCAGGAAAAGAACCACCCCTGGTTAGAGCTCTCTGATGTGCACCGGGAAACCACAGAGAACATTCGAGTCACAGTCATCCCTTTCTATATGGGCATGAGG GAAGCCCAGAATTCCCATGTCTACTGG TGGCGCTACTGTATTCGCCTGGAGAACCTTGACAGTGAAGTAGTTCAGCTCCGAGAACGGCACTGGAGGATATTTAGCTTATCTGGCACCCTGGAAACAGTCCGAGGTCGTGGTGTTGTTGGAAGG GAGCCAGTGTTATCTAAAGAACAGCCAGCATTTCAGTACAGCAGTCACGTCTCCCTGCAGGCATCCAGTGGTCACATGTG A
- the TSR1 gene encoding pre-rRNA-processing protein TSR1 homolog — protein MVAAGAHRAGPLKQQNKAHKGGKHRGTAQRRSGGRVSVKALPHRRRRDLNRVDRRHQALQLRRQRKEAVLAEKRSLGSRDGPPHLVVVVPLHARAAAHDGLRLLQSQDSAVVHVDEGKAGSFAILCPRLKQRWRFVTAQAGDLHAVMDLAKVADSLLFVLDPMDGWDSTGEHCLSCLFAQGLPSYALAVPGGTDLPPKKRIDAKKKVAKAIEKWFPEVKLFPLNTEQESSVLLRHLATQKQRHLAFRDRRAHMLAYAAEFVPSQESDQVGTLKVSGFVRGQTLNVNSLVHIVGHGDFQMSQVDAPPDPLSLNPRVVKGQKKSQGMDVQEDSANGTDEMEEDVKILMKADASKQESLQSEVVPDPMEGEQTWPTEEELQEAEASQKENKRVVKVPKGTSKYQAAWIVDDGEEGSEEEDDDEDDDFGDDMMEEAVSQEGESSEEEEELAEEECETMTVSECVRDDQYDEKVEEDEQMLEKYKQERMDEMFPDEVDTPRDVPARVRFQKYRGLKSFRTSPWDPKENLPRDYARIYQFQDFSRTRKNIFRQIEKEETEGASVGWYVTLHVCNVPVSVMESFKEGKPLVLFSLLPHEQKMSVLNFLVRRHPSNSDPVKAKEELIFHCGFRRFRASPLFSQHTSADKHKLERFLRLDAALVVTVYAPITFPPASVLVFKQRSNGMHDLIATGSLLAVDPDRIIIKRLVLSGHPFKIFTKAAVVRYMFFNREDVMWFKPVELRTKWGRRGHIKEPLGTHGHMKCHFDGQLKSQDTVLLNLYKRVYPKWTYDPYVPEPVPWVRSESALPVQEVEME, from the exons ATGGTGGCGGCCGGCGCGCACCGGGCCGGGCCCCTGAAGCAGCAGAATAAGGCTCATAAGGGCGGGAAGCACCGCGGGACGGCACAGCGCCGATCtgggg GCCGAGTCTCCGTCAAGGCCCTGCCGCACCGCCGGCGCCGCGATCTGAACAGGGTGGACCGACGGCACCAGGCGCTGCAGCTCCGCAGACAGCGCAAGGAGGCT GTGCTAGCAGAAAAGCGGAGCTTAGGCAGCAGGGATGGGCCCCCACACCTCGTGGTCGTGGTGCCACTGCAcgccagggctgcagcacacgATGGCCTCCGCCTGCTGCAGAGCCAAGACTCGGCCGTTGTCCACGTGGATGAGGGAAAAGCTGGCAGCTTTGCCATCCTCTGTCCCCGGCTCAAGCAGCGCTGGCGGTTTGTGACGGCGCAGGCAG GGGATCTGCACGCTGTCATGGACCTAGCAAAAGTTGCCGATTCCCTCCTTTTTGTCTTGGATCCTATGGATGGCTGGGACAGCACAGGGGAGCACTGTCTCTCCTGCCTTTTTGCTCAGGGGCTGCCTAGTTATG CTCTTGCTGTCCCAGGGGGCACTGACCTGCCACCAAAGAAGCGGATAGACGCCAAGAAGAAAGTCGCCAAAGCTATTGAGAAGTGGTTTCCAGAAGTCAAGCTCTTTCCCCTAAACACAGAGCAGGagtcctcagtgctgctgaggcaCCTTGCTACCCAGAAGCAGCGGCATCTTGCTTTTCGGGACAGGCGAGCTCACATGCTTGCCTATGCTGCTGAGTTTGTGCCCAGTCAGGAGAGTGACCAGGTTGGGACCTTGAAAGTGTCTGGCTTTGTCCGAGGGCAGACCCTCAACGTGAACAGCTTGGTGCATATTGTGGGGCATGGAGACTTCCAGATGAGCCAGGTGGATGCCCCCCCCGACCCTCTCTCTTTGAATCCCAGAGTGGTTAAAGGACAGAAGAAGAGTCAGGGCATGGATGTGCAG GAAGACTCTGCAAATGGTACTGATGAGATGGAGGAAGATGTTAAAATCCTGATGAAGGCAGATGCGAGCAAACAGGAATCTTTACAGTCAGAAGTGGTTCCTGATCCTATGGAAGGGGAGCAGACGTGGCCAACtgaagaagaactgcaagaagCAGAGG CGTctcagaaagagaacaaaagggTGGTGAAGGTCCCCAAAGGTACATCCAAGTACCAGGCTGCATGGATTGTGGATGATGGAGAAGAAGGCAGtgaggaagaagatgatgatgaagatgatgatttTGGTGATGATATGATGGAAGAGGCAGTTTCCCAG GAGGGAGAAAgcagtgaggaggaagaagagcttGCAGAGGAGGAATGTGAGACCATGACCGTGTCTGAGTGCGTGCGGGATGACCAGTATGATGAGAAGGTGGAGGAAGATGAACAGATGCTGGAGAAATACAAACAGGAGAGAATGGATGAGATGTTTCCAGATGAGGTGGACACACCACGTGATGTGCCTGCCAGAGTCCG GTTCCAGAAGTACCGAGGGCTTAAGAGCTTCAGGACTTCTCCGTGGGACCCCAAAGAGAATCTCCCAAGGGACTATGCAAGGATTTACCAGTTCCAGGACTTCTCCCGAACCAGAAAGAACATCTTCCGGCAGATAGAGAAAGAGGAGACTGAAGGAGCTTCG GTTGGCTGGTATGTTACACTGCATGTCTGCAATGTCCCCGTCTCAGTGATGGAGAGCTTCAAAGAAGGGAAGCCACTAGTGCTGTTCTCACTGCTTCCCCACGAACAGAAG ATGTCTGTGCTGAATTTCCTGGTGCGGCGGCATCCAAGCAACAGTGATCCAGTGAAGGCAAAGGAGGAGCTGATCTTCCACTGTGGGTTCAGACGCTTCCGAGCTTCCCCGTTGttctcccagcacacatcaG CTGATAAGCACAAGCTGGAGCGTTTCCTGCGCCTGGATGCTGCCCTGGTGGTGACTGTTTATGCTCCCATCACTTTCCCACCTgcctcagtgcttgtttttaaacagagaagTAATG GAATGCACGACCTCATTGCTACGGGTTCTCTGCTGGCTGTGGACCCAGACAGAATCATCATCAAGCGGCTGGTGCTCAGTGGTCATCCTTTCAAGATCTTTACCAAGGCAGCTGTGGTGCGATACATGTTCTTTAACAGAG AGGACGTGATGTGGTTTAAACCAGTGGAGCTAAGGACAAAATGGGGTCGTAGAGGACATATAAAAGAGCCATTAG GGACCCATGGCCACATGAAGTGCCACTTTGATGGACAGCTGAAGTCCCAGGACACTGTGCTGCTGAACCTCTACAAGCGCGTTTATCCTAAATGGACTTACGACCCCTATGTTCCAGAGCCTGTGCCGTGGGTGAGGAGTGAGAGTGCACTGCCAGTGCAAGAGGTAGAAATGGAATAA
- the POLDIP2 gene encoding polymerase delta-interacting protein 2: MSGGAARRYLAAALGRCRARGLPLWEPLWQPPPARVPRALSGGSVAALSLLPRRHLSSRNRLEGKVLETVGVFEAPKQHGKYETGQLFLHSVFGYRGIVLFPWQARLYDRDVASPVTEKSENAAGHGSKEVKGKTHTYYQVLIDARDCPHISQRSQTEAVTFLANHDDSRALYAIPGLDYVSHEDILPYSSTDQVPIQHELFERFLMYDQTKVPPFVARDTLCAWQEKNHPWLELSDVHRETTENIRVTVIPFYMGMREAQNSHVYWWRYCIRLENLDSEVVQLRERHWRIFSLSGTLETVRGRGVVGREPVLSKEQPAFQYSSHVSLQASSGHMWGTFRFERPDGSHFDVRIPPFSLESNKDEKTPPSGLHW; encoded by the exons ATGTCGGGCGGCGCGGCACGGCGGTACTTGGCGGCGGCGCTGGGTCGGTGCCGTGCCCGTGGGCTGCCGCTGTGGGAACCGCTCTGGCAGCCGCCCCCGGCCCGCGTGCCGCGGGCTCTGAGCGGGGGGAGCGTCGCGGCCCTCTCGCTGCTGCCCCGGAGGCACCTCTCGTCTCG GAACCGTCTGGAGGGCAAAGTGCTGGAGACAGTGGGGGTGTTTGAGGCACCAAAGCAGCATGGCAAATACGAGACCGGTCAG CTATTTCTTCACAGTGTGTTTGGCTATCGAGGAATAGTCCTGTTTCCCTGGCAAGCTAGGCTCTATGATCGTGATGTTGCTTCTCCTGTCACAGAAAA GAGCGAGAATGCAGCAGGCCATGGTTCCAAAGAGGTCAAGGGCAAAACACATACTTACTATCAGGTGCTAATAGATGCTCGGGATTGTCCACATATA TCCCAGAGGTCGCAGACAGAAGCAGTGACGTTCCTGGCAAATCATGATGACAGCAGAGCCCTCTATGCCATACCAG GTTTAGACTATGTAAGCCATGAAGATATCCTTCCCTACAGCTCCACTGATCAAGTGCCCATCCAGCACGAGCTCTTTGAGAGGTTTCTCATGTATGACCAAACAAAAG TTCCACCTTTTGTAGCAAGGGATACACTTTGTGCATGGCAGGAAAAGAACCACCCCTGGTTAGAGCTCTCTGATGTGCACCGGGAAACCACAGAGAACATTCGAGTCACAGTCATCCCTTTCTATATGGGCATGAGG GAAGCCCAGAATTCCCATGTCTACTGG TGGCGCTACTGTATTCGCCTGGAGAACCTTGACAGTGAAGTAGTTCAGCTCCGAGAACGGCACTGGAGGATATTTAGCTTATCTGGCACCCTGGAAACAGTCCGAGGTCGTGGTGTTGTTGGAAGG GAGCCAGTGTTATCTAAAGAACAGCCAGCATTTCAGTACAGCAGTCACGTCTCCCTGCAGGCATCCAGTGGTCACATGTG GGGTACTTTTCGATTTGAGAGGCCTGATGGCTCCCACTTTGATGTCCGAATCCCACCCTTTTCTCTGGAAAGCAACAAAGATGAGAAGACCCCCCCCTCCGGCCTCCACTGGTAG